The following proteins are co-located in the Manihot esculenta cultivar AM560-2 chromosome 7, M.esculenta_v8, whole genome shotgun sequence genome:
- the LOC110607498 gene encoding protein unc-50 homolog, giving the protein MLPTSSKLRSSSSTARPSSMLPQYLRRIVKWQQMDIEYTFWQMLHLCTSPKVVYQHTKYHKQTKNQWARDDPAFVVICSLLLAVSTLAYCAAYDHSTAHAAFVVVSVLVFHFLITGVVLATCCWFLTNAYLREEAPNSHVVEQRVEWLYAFDVHCNSFFPLFVKLYVIHYFLSPLLVAHGLIPILLSNMLFMVAASYYHYLNFLGYDVLPFLERTTFFLYPIGIVIVLSPILILSGFNPSRYFMNVYFSQRL; this is encoded by the exons ATGTTGCCAACGTCGTCGAAACTCCGTTCGTCGTCCTCTACTGCTCGACCTAGTTCCATGCTCCCTCAGTACCTCCGGCGAATTGTCAAG TGGCAACAAATGGATATTGAATATACTTTCTGGCAAATGCTTCATCTTTGCACCTCACCAAAAGTTGT TTATCAACACACTAAGTATCACAAAC AAACTAAGAATCAATGGGCACGAGATGACCCAGCTTTTGTTGTAATCTGCAGCCTACTTTTGGCAGTTTCCACTTTGGCTTATTGTGCTGC gTACGACCACAGCACTGCACATGCTGCTTTTGTAGTTGTATCTGTGTTGGTTTTCCATTTTTTAATTACTGGAGTAGTTTTGGCTACATGTTGTTG GTTCCTAACTAATGCATACCTTAGGGAGGAGGCTCCAAATAGTCATGTGGTTGAGCAACGGGTTGAATG GCTATATGCATTTGATGTGCACTGCAATTCTTTCTTCCCGCTGTTTGTTAAACTTTACG TTATACATTATTTCCTATCTCCTCTTTTGGTAGCCCATGGTTTGATACCTATATTGCTGTCAAATATGCTTTTCATGGTGGCAGCCTCCTACTATCATTATCTCAACTTTTTAGGTTACGATG TGCTACCCTTTTTGGAGAGGACAACGTTTTTCCTTTACCCAATTGGCATTGTCATTGTTCTTTCTCCCATTT TGATTTTAAGTGGCTTCAATCCTTCAAGATATTTTATGAACGTATACTTCAGTCAAAGGCTGTga